The Actinocatenispora sera genome has a window encoding:
- a CDS encoding DNA-directed RNA polymerase subunit beta', with protein sequence MLDVNFFDELRIGLASADDIRQWSHGEVKKPETINYRTLKPEKDGLFCEKIFGPTRDWECYCGKYKRVRFKGIICERCGVEVTRAKVRRERMGHIELAASVTHIWYFKGVPSRLGYLLDIAPKDLEKIIYFAAYVVTQVDTEARHRDLPTIESEIGAEKRQLENRRDADVDARAKKLETDLAELEAEGAKSDVRRKVKESGEREMRQIRDRAQREIDRLDEVMETFRKLEPKQLVPDELLYRELRDRFGEYFEGGMGAEAIKALLENLNLDAESENLRETIRSGKGQRKIRALKRLKVVAAFQTTRNSPLGMVLDCVPVIPPDLRPMVQLDGGRFATSDLNDLYRRVINRNNRLKRLIDLGAPEIIVNNEKRMLQEAVDALFDNGRRGRPVTGPGNRPLKSLSDMLKGKQGRFRQNLLGKRVDYSGRSVIVVGPRLKLHQCGLPRYMALELFKPFVMKRLVDLNHAQNIKSAKRMVERGRTAVWDVLEEVISEHPVLLNRAPTLHRLGIQAFEPQLIEGKAIQLHPLVCAAFNADFDGDQMAVHVPLSTEAQAEARILMLSSNNILKPSDGKPVTMPSHEMIIGLYHLTHRSEGGKGEGRVFGTPGEAQMAFDAGELDLQAPVRIRLTGVSAVNNGVGAEAWQAPEGWQPGDRVLLDTTLGRVLFNEALPEDYPFVNYEIRKGQLSAIINDLAERAPKVLLAATLDALKEAGYHWATWSGLTIGIADVVNPPHKKAILERYESDAAQVDKQYQRGLMTAEERRGELIEIWTKATNEVTKDMEDALPQENALWKMINSGARGNMLQLRQIAAIRGLVANPKGEIIPRPIKSSYREGLSVLEYFIATHGARKGLADTALRTADSGYLTRRLVDVSQDVIIREDDCGTERAVPMTVATEIDGKLVKDEYVETSVFARSLAEDVYGTDGELIATRNTDVGGPLVDKLVAGGVKTVRVRSVLTCESRLGVCAQCYGRSLPTGQLVDIGEAVGIIAAQSIGEPGTQLTMRTFHTGGVAGDDITQGLPRVTEIFEARVPKGKAPIAEKAGRVRIEEGEKSRKIIIVPDDGSDEVVYDKIPRRTRLRKQDGEHAEVAEKLTEGTVDPHELLRITNRRNVQLHTVQEVQQVYRSQGVHIHDKHIEIIVRQMLRRYIVIESGDTEFLPGSPVESATFDAEVRRLVAEGGRPASARPVLMGITKASLATESWLSAASFQETTRVLTEAAIEARSDSLIGLKENVIIGKLIPAGTGISKYRNIRVEPTEEAKAQVYSMTGYGDTDYGFGPASGQAVPLDDYDLGGFGR encoded by the coding sequence GTGCTCGACGTGAACTTCTTCGACGAGCTGCGGATCGGCCTGGCCAGCGCCGACGACATTCGGCAGTGGTCGCATGGCGAGGTCAAGAAGCCCGAGACGATCAACTACCGCACCCTGAAGCCGGAGAAGGACGGGCTCTTCTGCGAGAAGATCTTCGGCCCCACCCGCGACTGGGAGTGCTACTGCGGCAAGTACAAGCGCGTCCGGTTCAAGGGCATCATCTGTGAGCGCTGCGGCGTCGAGGTGACTCGCGCCAAGGTGCGTCGTGAGCGGATGGGCCACATCGAGCTGGCCGCGTCCGTCACGCACATCTGGTACTTCAAGGGCGTGCCGAGCCGGCTGGGCTACCTGCTGGACATCGCGCCGAAGGACCTCGAGAAGATCATCTACTTCGCCGCGTACGTGGTGACGCAGGTGGACACCGAGGCCCGGCACCGTGACCTGCCGACCATCGAGTCGGAGATCGGTGCGGAGAAGCGCCAGCTGGAGAACCGCCGCGACGCCGACGTGGACGCGCGCGCCAAGAAGCTCGAGACCGACCTGGCCGAGCTCGAGGCCGAGGGTGCCAAGAGCGACGTCCGGCGCAAGGTCAAGGAGTCCGGCGAGCGTGAGATGCGCCAGATCCGCGACCGCGCGCAGCGGGAGATCGACCGGCTCGACGAGGTCATGGAGACCTTCCGCAAGCTGGAGCCCAAGCAGCTGGTCCCGGACGAGCTGCTCTACCGCGAACTGCGGGACCGCTTCGGGGAGTACTTCGAGGGCGGCATGGGCGCCGAGGCGATCAAGGCGCTGCTGGAGAACCTCAACCTGGACGCCGAGTCCGAGAACCTGCGCGAGACCATCCGGTCCGGCAAGGGGCAGCGGAAGATCCGGGCGCTGAAGCGGCTGAAGGTCGTCGCGGCGTTCCAGACCACCCGCAACTCGCCGCTGGGCATGGTGCTCGACTGCGTCCCGGTGATCCCGCCGGACCTGCGCCCGATGGTGCAGCTGGACGGTGGCCGGTTCGCCACCTCCGACCTGAACGACCTGTACCGCCGCGTGATCAACCGGAACAACCGGCTCAAGCGGCTGATCGACCTCGGCGCGCCCGAGATCATCGTCAACAACGAGAAGCGGATGCTGCAGGAGGCCGTCGACGCGCTGTTCGACAACGGCCGCCGCGGGCGCCCGGTCACCGGTCCCGGTAACCGGCCGCTGAAGTCGCTGTCCGACATGCTCAAGGGCAAGCAGGGCCGGTTCCGGCAGAACCTGTTGGGCAAGCGCGTCGACTACTCCGGCCGTTCGGTCATCGTGGTCGGCCCGCGGCTCAAGCTGCACCAGTGCGGCCTGCCGCGGTACATGGCGCTGGAGCTGTTCAAGCCGTTCGTGATGAAGCGCCTGGTCGACCTGAACCACGCGCAGAACATCAAGTCGGCGAAGCGGATGGTCGAGCGTGGCCGCACCGCGGTGTGGGATGTCCTGGAAGAGGTCATCTCCGAGCACCCGGTGCTGCTGAACCGTGCCCCGACCCTGCACCGGCTCGGCATCCAGGCGTTCGAGCCGCAGCTGATCGAGGGCAAGGCGATCCAGCTGCACCCGCTGGTGTGCGCCGCGTTCAACGCCGACTTCGACGGCGACCAGATGGCGGTGCACGTACCGCTGTCGACCGAGGCGCAGGCCGAGGCCCGCATCCTGATGCTGTCCTCGAACAACATCCTGAAGCCCTCGGACGGCAAGCCGGTCACGATGCCGTCGCACGAGATGATCATCGGGCTGTACCACCTGACCCACCGCAGCGAGGGTGGCAAGGGCGAGGGCCGGGTGTTCGGTACGCCGGGCGAGGCGCAGATGGCGTTCGACGCCGGTGAGCTGGACCTGCAGGCGCCGGTCCGGATCCGGCTGACCGGGGTCAGCGCGGTGAACAACGGCGTCGGTGCCGAGGCATGGCAGGCGCCGGAGGGGTGGCAGCCGGGCGACCGGGTGCTGCTCGACACCACGCTGGGCCGGGTGCTGTTCAACGAGGCGCTGCCCGAGGACTACCCGTTCGTCAACTACGAGATCCGCAAGGGTCAGCTGTCGGCGATCATCAACGACCTGGCCGAGCGGGCTCCGAAGGTGCTGCTGGCGGCGACGCTGGACGCGCTGAAGGAGGCCGGCTACCACTGGGCCACCTGGTCGGGGCTGACGATCGGCATCGCCGACGTGGTCAACCCGCCGCACAAGAAGGCGATTCTGGAGCGGTACGAGTCGGACGCCGCGCAGGTGGACAAGCAGTACCAGCGTGGTCTGATGACCGCCGAGGAGCGCCGCGGCGAGCTGATCGAGATCTGGACCAAGGCGACCAACGAGGTCACCAAGGACATGGAGGACGCACTTCCGCAGGAGAACGCGCTGTGGAAGATGATCAACTCCGGTGCTCGCGGCAACATGCTGCAGCTCCGGCAGATCGCGGCCATCCGTGGCCTGGTGGCCAACCCGAAGGGTGAGATCATCCCGCGGCCGATCAAGTCGAGCTACCGCGAGGGTCTCTCCGTGCTGGAGTACTTCATCGCCACGCACGGCGCCCGGAAGGGTCTGGCCGACACCGCGCTGCGGACCGCCGACTCGGGTTACCTGACCCGACGGCTGGTCGACGTCTCGCAGGACGTGATCATCCGCGAGGACGACTGCGGTACCGAGCGGGCCGTGCCGATGACGGTCGCCACCGAGATCGACGGCAAGCTGGTCAAGGACGAGTACGTGGAGACCTCGGTCTTCGCGCGCTCGCTGGCCGAGGACGTCTACGGCACCGACGGCGAGCTGATCGCCACCCGGAACACCGATGTCGGTGGCCCGCTGGTGGACAAGCTGGTCGCCGGCGGCGTCAAGACCGTCCGGGTGCGGTCGGTGCTGACCTGCGAGTCGCGGCTCGGGGTCTGCGCGCAGTGCTACGGCCGTTCGCTGCCGACCGGTCAGCTGGTCGACATCGGCGAGGCGGTCGGCATCATCGCGGCCCAGTCCATCGGTGAGCCGGGTACGCAGCTGACCATGCGTACCTTCCACACCGGTGGCGTCGCGGGTGACGACATCACCCAGGGTCTGCCGCGTGTCACCGAGATCTTCGAGGCTCGGGTCCCGAAGGGCAAGGCTCCGATCGCGGAGAAGGCCGGCCGGGTCCGGATCGAGGAGGGGGAGAAGTCGCGCAAGATCATCATCGTGCCGGACGACGGCTCCGATGAGGTCGTGTACGACAAGATCCCGCGGCGTACCAGGCTGCGCAAGCAGGACGGCGAACACGCCGAGGTGGCGGAGAAGCTCACCGAGGGCACCGTGGACCCGCACGAGCTGCTGCGCATCACCAACCGCCGCAACGTGCAGCTGCACACGGTGCAGGAGGTCCAGCAGGTCTACCGGTCGCAGGGTGTGCACATCCACGACAAGCACATCGAGATCATCGTCCGGCAGATGCTGCGCCGGTACATCGTGATCGAGTCCGGTGACACGGAGTTCCTGCCCGGCTCGCCGGTCGAGTCGGCGACCTTCGACGCCGAGGTGCGTCGTCTGGTTGCCGAGGGTGGCCGGCCGGCGTCGGCACGTCCGGTGCTGATGGGCATCACGAAGGCGTCGCTCGCGACCGAATCGTGGCTGTCCGCGGCCTCCTTCCAGGAGACCACCCGGGTCCTCACCGAGGCCGCGATCGAGGCGCGCAGCGACTCGCTCATCGGCCTCAAGGAGAACGTCATCATCGGTAAGCTCATCCCGGCCGGTACCGGTATCTCCAAGTACCGCAACATCCGGGTCGAGCCGACCGAGGAGGCGAAGGCCCAGGTGTACTCGATGACCGGGTACGGCGACACCGACTACGGGTTCGGGCCGGCCAGCGGGCAGGCAGTGCCGCTGGACGACTACGACCTCGGCGGCTTCGGCCGCTGA
- the fusA gene encoding elongation factor G, translating into MAKADAALAQLRNIGIMAHIDAGKTTTTERILFYTGITYKIGEVHEGAAVMDWMEQEQERGITITSAATKCEWKDHTIQIIDTPGHVDFTVEVERSLRVLDGSIAVYDGVAGVEPQTENVWRQADKYHVPRMCFVNKLDRTGADFFRCVDMMVDRLNATPLVLQIPIGNEADFIGVVDLIRMKALTWRGETQKGEDYAVEDIPAELQAKAEEYREKLLETLADVDDSVMEKYLEGEELSEAAIKAGIRRATIANKANPVVCGSAFKNKGVQPMLDAVIDYLPSPLDVPAIQGVATDGETPIERHSDVNEPFASLAFKVQTDKHLGKLTYIRIYSGSVEVGTQVVNSTKDNRKERIGKIYQMHSNKREERPSAQAGDIVAVQGLKQTTTGDTLCDPAKPVILESMTFPEPVIDVAIEPKSKADQEKLTVAIQRLAEEDPTFRVHTDEESGQTVIGGMGELHLDVLVDRMRREFNVEANIGKPQVAYRETVKNKVENVTYLHKKQTGGSGQFAKVVVNLEPLPLDPDSPTYEFDNKVTGGRVPKEYIPSVDAGAQDAMQYGVLAGYPLVGVKLTLVDGQYHEVDSSEMAFKIAGSMVLKEAARRANAVLLEPMMAVEVTTPEENMGDVIGDLNSRRGTIQAMEERGGARVVRAAVPLSEMFGYVNDLRSKTQGRASYSMQFDSYAEVPNNVAKEIIAKATGE; encoded by the coding sequence GTGGCTAAAGCTGACGCCGCCCTGGCCCAGCTTCGCAACATCGGCATCATGGCCCACATCGATGCCGGCAAGACGACGACGACCGAGCGGATCCTCTTCTACACCGGCATCACGTACAAGATCGGTGAGGTCCACGAGGGCGCTGCCGTCATGGACTGGATGGAGCAGGAACAGGAACGTGGCATCACGATCACTTCGGCTGCGACGAAGTGTGAGTGGAAGGACCACACCATCCAGATCATCGACACGCCGGGCCACGTCGACTTCACCGTCGAGGTGGAGCGTTCGCTGCGCGTCCTCGACGGTTCGATCGCGGTCTACGACGGTGTCGCAGGTGTCGAGCCGCAGACCGAGAACGTCTGGCGGCAGGCGGACAAGTACCACGTCCCGCGGATGTGCTTCGTCAACAAGCTCGACCGCACCGGCGCGGACTTCTTCCGCTGCGTCGACATGATGGTCGACCGGCTCAACGCGACCCCGTTGGTGCTCCAGATTCCGATCGGTAACGAGGCCGACTTCATCGGCGTCGTCGACCTGATCCGGATGAAGGCGCTGACCTGGCGTGGCGAGACCCAGAAGGGCGAGGACTACGCGGTCGAGGACATCCCCGCCGAGCTGCAGGCGAAGGCCGAGGAGTACCGGGAGAAGCTCCTGGAGACCCTGGCCGACGTCGACGACTCGGTGATGGAGAAGTACCTCGAGGGCGAGGAGCTGTCCGAGGCCGCGATCAAGGCCGGCATCCGCCGTGCCACGATCGCCAACAAGGCGAACCCGGTGGTGTGCGGTTCGGCGTTCAAGAACAAGGGCGTGCAGCCCATGCTCGACGCCGTGATCGACTACCTGCCGAGCCCGCTGGACGTGCCCGCCATCCAGGGTGTCGCGACCGACGGTGAGACGCCGATCGAGCGCCACTCCGACGTGAACGAGCCGTTCGCCTCGCTGGCGTTCAAGGTGCAGACCGACAAGCACCTCGGCAAGCTCACCTACATCCGGATCTACTCGGGTTCGGTCGAGGTCGGTACCCAGGTGGTGAACTCCACCAAGGACAACCGCAAGGAGCGCATCGGCAAGATCTACCAGATGCACTCCAACAAGCGGGAGGAGCGGCCGTCGGCGCAGGCCGGCGACATCGTCGCGGTGCAGGGTCTCAAGCAGACCACCACCGGTGACACGCTCTGCGACCCGGCGAAGCCGGTGATCCTGGAGTCGATGACGTTCCCGGAGCCGGTCATCGACGTGGCGATCGAGCCGAAGTCGAAGGCCGACCAGGAGAAGCTGACCGTCGCCATCCAGCGGTTGGCCGAGGAGGACCCGACCTTCCGGGTGCACACCGACGAGGAGAGCGGCCAGACCGTCATCGGCGGCATGGGCGAGCTCCACCTGGACGTGCTGGTCGACCGCATGCGGCGGGAGTTCAACGTCGAGGCGAACATCGGCAAGCCTCAGGTCGCCTACCGCGAGACCGTCAAGAACAAGGTCGAGAACGTCACCTACCTGCACAAGAAGCAGACCGGTGGCTCCGGCCAGTTCGCGAAGGTCGTCGTGAACCTGGAGCCGCTGCCGCTGGACCCCGACTCCCCGACGTACGAGTTCGACAACAAGGTCACTGGTGGCCGGGTGCCGAAGGAGTACATCCCGTCGGTGGACGCCGGTGCCCAGGACGCCATGCAGTACGGCGTGCTGGCCGGGTACCCGCTGGTCGGCGTCAAGCTGACGCTGGTCGACGGTCAGTACCACGAGGTCGACTCGTCCGAGATGGCGTTCAAGATCGCCGGTTCGATGGTGCTGAAGGAGGCGGCACGGCGAGCGAACGCGGTGCTGCTGGAGCCGATGATGGCCGTCGAGGTCACCACGCCCGAGGAGAACATGGGCGACGTGATCGGCGACCTGAACTCGCGGCGTGGCACCATCCAGGCGATGGAGGAGCGCGGCGGTGCGCGGGTCGTTCGGGCCGCGGTGCCGCTGTCGGAGATGTTCGGCTACGTCAACGACCTGCGGTCGAAGACGCAGGGCCGGGCGAGCTACTCGATGCAGTTCGACTCGTACGCCGAGGTACCGAACAACGTCGCCAAGGAGATCATCGCCAAGGCGACCGGCGAGTGA
- a CDS encoding DUF4190 domain-containing protein, with translation MSDQSGHGDRPAAPPDPGYLIPSDADRGVEASNVPPRPPAPEPPPAPPASGPAFTLPSAEPESPVSSPPPRHLAADEPATSPGGYGAGATSGAGSYAQSGPPAPGDYAPDTQASAPAAYGQPSAPAYGQPAAPGYPRPPAPPQYGAPQPPGYPPVGGYGAPQPPAGGYGPPQPPVGYGAPPPVGYGAPAQPGLPPGGYAVPPPTPQYGVMLPASKPPNSGLAVGAMVAGIAGCAIAIGGFCSLIISIPAILAGVAGLVMGIMARKTLTTTSGATDQSGAGMALAGIICGAVGAGLGLIGLIIQVILLVAYAT, from the coding sequence ATGAGCGACCAGTCCGGGCACGGCGACCGCCCCGCCGCTCCGCCGGATCCCGGCTACCTGATCCCCTCCGACGCCGATCGCGGCGTCGAGGCGTCGAACGTGCCGCCGCGGCCGCCGGCCCCCGAGCCGCCGCCCGCCCCACCGGCCAGCGGGCCGGCCTTCACCCTGCCGTCGGCCGAGCCGGAGTCGCCGGTCAGCTCCCCGCCGCCACGGCATCTGGCGGCCGACGAGCCGGCGACCTCGCCCGGTGGGTACGGCGCCGGGGCGACCTCCGGTGCCGGGTCGTATGCGCAGTCCGGCCCGCCGGCGCCGGGTGACTACGCGCCGGACACGCAGGCCAGCGCCCCGGCCGCCTACGGCCAGCCGTCCGCCCCGGCGTACGGGCAGCCCGCGGCGCCCGGTTACCCGCGGCCTCCGGCCCCGCCGCAGTACGGGGCGCCGCAGCCACCCGGTTACCCACCGGTCGGTGGGTACGGCGCACCGCAACCACCGGCCGGTGGGTACGGCCCACCGCAACCGCCAGTCGGCTACGGCGCACCGCCGCCAGTCGGCTACGGGGCGCCGGCGCAGCCCGGGCTGCCGCCCGGTGGGTACGCGGTGCCGCCGCCCACCCCGCAGTACGGCGTGATGCTGCCGGCGAGCAAGCCGCCGAACTCCGGGCTGGCGGTCGGCGCGATGGTGGCCGGCATCGCCGGCTGTGCGATCGCGATCGGTGGCTTCTGCTCGTTGATCATCAGCATCCCGGCCATCCTGGCCGGTGTGGCCGGCCTGGTGATGGGGATCATGGCGCGAAAGACCCTGACCACCACGTCCGGCGCGACCGACCAGAGCGGCGCCGGGATGGCCCTGGCCGGCATCATCTGCGGTGCGGTCGGTGCCGGTCTCGGCCTCATCGGGCTGATCATCCAGGTGATCCTGCTGGTGGCGTACGCCACCTGA
- the rpsL gene encoding 30S ribosomal protein S12, giving the protein MPTIQQLVRKGRQAKTSKTKTPALNGSPQRRGVCTRVFTTTPKKPNSALRKVARVKLSSGIEVTAYIPGVGHNLQEHSIVLVRGGRVKDLPGVRYKIIRGSLDTQGVRNRKQARSRYGAKREKS; this is encoded by the coding sequence GTGCCCACGATCCAGCAGCTGGTCCGCAAGGGACGTCAGGCGAAGACCAGCAAGACCAAGACGCCGGCGCTGAACGGCAGCCCGCAGCGGCGCGGCGTGTGCACGCGTGTGTTCACGACCACGCCGAAGAAGCCGAACTCCGCCCTGCGGAAGGTGGCGCGCGTCAAGCTGTCCAGCGGCATCGAGGTGACCGCCTACATCCCGGGCGTCGGCCACAACCTGCAGGAGCACTCGATCGTGCTCGTGCGCGGTGGCCGCGTGAAGGACCTGCCGGGTGTTCGGTACAAGATCATCCGCGGGTCGCTCGACACCCAGGGCGTGCGCAACCGCAAGCAGGCGCGCAGTCGTTACGGCGCGAAGAGGGAGAAGAGCTGA
- the rpsG gene encoding 30S ribosomal protein S7, translating into MPRKGPAPRRPLTPDPVYSSVLVTQLVNKLLISGKRQLAERLVYGALEGAREKSGTDPVVTLKRALDNVKPSLEVRSRRVGGATYQVPVEVRPQRATTLGLRWLIQYSRARREKTMTERLMNELLDASNGLGAAVKRREDTHKMAESNRAFAHYRW; encoded by the coding sequence ATGCCGCGCAAGGGACCCGCGCCACGTCGTCCGCTGACCCCGGACCCGGTCTACAGCTCGGTGCTCGTCACCCAGCTGGTCAACAAGTTGCTCATCTCGGGCAAGCGTCAGCTGGCCGAGCGACTTGTCTACGGCGCGCTGGAAGGCGCCCGGGAGAAGTCCGGTACCGACCCGGTGGTCACGCTCAAGCGTGCGCTGGACAACGTCAAGCCCAGCCTGGAGGTCCGCAGCCGCCGAGTCGGTGGCGCGACCTACCAGGTGCCGGTCGAGGTGCGCCCGCAGCGCGCCACCACCCTGGGCCTGCGCTGGCTGATCCAGTACTCCCGCGCCCGGCGCGAGAAGACCATGACCGAGCGGCTGATGAACGAGCTGCTCGACGCCAGCAACGGGCTGGGTGCCGCGGTCAAGCGCCGCGAGGACACCCACAAGATGGCCGAGTCGAACCGCGCGTTCGCGCACTACCGCTGGTAG